In Micromonospora purpureochromogenes, a single window of DNA contains:
- a CDS encoding mycothiol-dependent nitroreductase Rv2466c family protein: protein MNDRGTVDMWFDPVCPWAWVTSRWLLEVERVRPVDVRFNVMSLAVLNEGNDDVPEPYRDRPDEYFELRRRSWGPVRICVAAAQAHGPGVLRDLYTAFGTRIHPGGQPLGDALNRAALADAGLDPALAAAAESTTHDDAVRASHDAGMKPVGTDVGTPVIHAPGPVAGETVAFFGPVVTPAPRGEAAGRLWDGVLLVAGTSGFYELKRSRDLGPSFD, encoded by the coding sequence ATGAACGACCGCGGAACCGTGGACATGTGGTTCGACCCGGTCTGCCCCTGGGCGTGGGTGACCTCCCGCTGGCTGCTGGAGGTGGAGCGGGTCCGCCCGGTCGACGTCCGGTTCAACGTGATGAGCCTCGCGGTGCTCAACGAGGGCAACGACGATGTGCCCGAGCCGTACCGGGACCGACCCGACGAGTACTTCGAACTGCGCCGCCGCTCCTGGGGGCCGGTGCGGATCTGCGTCGCCGCCGCCCAGGCCCACGGACCGGGCGTGCTCCGCGACCTCTACACCGCCTTCGGCACCCGGATCCACCCGGGCGGGCAGCCGCTCGGCGACGCGCTCAACCGGGCGGCGCTGGCCGACGCCGGCCTCGACCCGGCCCTCGCCGCCGCGGCGGAGAGCACCACGCACGACGACGCGGTCCGGGCCAGTCACGACGCGGGGATGAAGCCGGTCGGCACGGACGTCGGCACCCCGGTCATTCACGCCCCGGGCCCGGTGGCCGGGGAGACCGTGGCGTTCTTCGGCCCGGTGGTCACGCCGGCGCCGCGCGGCGAGGCGGCCGGTCGCCTCTGGGACGGGGTGCTCCTCGTCGCCGGCACGTCCGGCTTCTACGAGCTCAAGCGCAGCCGCGACCTCGGCCCGTCCTTCGACTGA
- a CDS encoding ketosynthase chain-length factor: MTGPVVVTGMSVATPVGLGLERFWTNLLAGRNGISRITRFDVSAYPAALAGQILDFRPEEHLPSRLLPQTDVSTRLALATADWAIADAKVDPATLTDYDMGVVTSNASGGFEFTHREFHKLWSQGPQAVSVYESFAWFYAVNTGQISIRNRMRGPSSALVAEQAGGLDAVGHARRTVRRGTSLVVTGGVDSALDPWGWTSQVSSGRVSAATDPDRAYLPFDGRAAGYVPGEGGAIMVLEDLAAARERGVPQRYGEIAGYASTFDPPPGSPRPPALRRAAELALADAGIGPDAVDVVFADAAGVPELDRVEAEAISGLFGPRGVPVTAPKAMFGRLYAGGGPTDLVAALLAIRDGVIPPTTGTTQVPERYALDLVLDRPRPAPVSTALVLARGRWGFNSAVVVRAAG; this comes from the coding sequence ATGACGGGCCCGGTGGTGGTCACCGGCATGAGCGTGGCGACCCCGGTCGGGCTGGGACTCGAACGGTTCTGGACCAACCTCCTCGCCGGCCGGAACGGGATCAGCCGGATCACCCGCTTCGACGTCTCCGCGTACCCGGCTGCGCTGGCCGGGCAGATCCTCGACTTCCGGCCGGAGGAGCACCTGCCGAGCCGGCTGCTGCCGCAGACCGACGTCTCCACCCGGCTCGCCCTGGCCACCGCCGACTGGGCGATCGCCGACGCGAAGGTCGACCCGGCCACACTGACCGACTACGACATGGGCGTCGTCACCTCGAACGCCTCCGGCGGCTTCGAGTTCACCCACCGTGAGTTCCACAAGCTCTGGTCGCAGGGACCGCAGGCGGTCAGCGTCTACGAGTCGTTCGCCTGGTTCTACGCGGTGAACACCGGTCAGATTTCCATCCGCAACAGGATGCGCGGCCCGAGCAGCGCCCTGGTGGCCGAGCAGGCCGGTGGCCTCGACGCGGTGGGGCACGCGCGCCGGACCGTACGCCGCGGCACCTCGCTCGTGGTCACCGGCGGGGTGGACTCGGCGCTCGACCCGTGGGGCTGGACGTCTCAGGTGTCCAGCGGCCGGGTCAGCGCCGCCACCGACCCGGACCGGGCCTACCTGCCCTTCGACGGGCGGGCCGCCGGCTACGTTCCCGGTGAGGGCGGCGCGATCATGGTGCTGGAGGACCTCGCGGCGGCGCGCGAACGCGGCGTGCCGCAGCGGTACGGGGAGATCGCCGGCTACGCCTCCACCTTCGACCCGCCCCCCGGGTCGCCGCGCCCGCCCGCCCTGCGCCGGGCCGCCGAGCTGGCCCTCGCCGACGCGGGGATCGGCCCGGATGCCGTCGACGTGGTGTTCGCCGACGCCGCGGGCGTGCCCGAGCTGGACCGGGTGGAGGCCGAGGCGATCAGCGGCCTGTTCGGCCCGCGCGGCGTGCCGGTGACCGCGCCCAAGGCGATGTTCGGCCGGCTCTACGCCGGGGGTGGCCCCACCGACCTGGTCGCCGCCCTGCTCGCCATCCGCGACGGGGTGATCCCACCCACCACCGGCACCACCCAGGTGCCCGAGCGGTACGCCCTCGACCTGGTCCTGGACCGGCCCCGACCGGCCCCGGTCTCCACCGCCCTCGTGCTCGCCCGGGGCCGGTGGGGGTTCAACTCCGCCGTCGTCGTCCGCGCCGCCGGATGA
- a CDS encoding beta-ketoacyl-[acyl-carrier-protein] synthase family protein, translated as MTRRVVITGIGVRAPGGNGTKEFWDLLTAGRTATRRISFFDPSPYRSQVAGEADFDPAREGLTPREVRRMDRASQFAVVCAREAVADSGLDFGALDPHRVGVSLGSAVAAATSLEREYLVLSDSGRRWEVDADYVSPHMFDYLIPSVMPAEVAWTVAAEGPVAMVSNGCTSGLDSVGHAVQLIREGSADVMLAGASDAPVTPIVAACFDAIKATTSRNDDPEHASRPFDGSRNGFVLAEGAAMFVLEEYASARRRGAHVYAEVSGYATRCNAYHMTGLKADGREMAEAIRVALDESRLDPTAIDYVNAHGSGTRQNDRHETAAYKRSLGQHAYEVPVSSIKSMVGHSLGAIGSVEIAASLLAIEHGVVPPTANLRESDPECDLDYVPLVAREQDVDAVLTVGSGFGGFQSAMVLRRPEARS; from the coding sequence GTGACGCGGCGCGTCGTCATCACCGGGATAGGCGTACGCGCCCCCGGTGGCAACGGCACCAAGGAATTCTGGGACCTGTTGACCGCGGGCCGGACGGCGACCCGGCGGATCTCCTTCTTCGACCCGTCGCCGTACCGGTCCCAGGTCGCCGGGGAGGCCGACTTCGACCCGGCCCGGGAGGGGCTGACGCCCCGCGAGGTCCGGCGGATGGACCGGGCGTCGCAGTTCGCCGTGGTCTGCGCCCGGGAGGCGGTCGCCGACAGCGGCCTGGACTTCGGCGCGCTGGACCCGCACCGGGTCGGCGTGAGCCTGGGCAGCGCGGTCGCCGCGGCCACCAGCCTGGAGCGGGAGTACCTGGTGCTTTCCGACAGCGGACGGCGGTGGGAGGTCGACGCCGACTACGTCTCGCCGCACATGTTCGACTACCTGATTCCCAGCGTCATGCCGGCGGAGGTGGCCTGGACGGTGGCGGCCGAGGGGCCGGTGGCGATGGTCTCCAACGGCTGCACCTCCGGCCTGGACTCGGTGGGCCACGCCGTCCAGCTGATCCGGGAGGGCAGCGCCGACGTGATGCTGGCCGGCGCCTCGGACGCGCCGGTCACGCCGATCGTGGCGGCCTGCTTCGACGCCATCAAGGCCACCACCTCCCGCAACGACGACCCGGAGCACGCGTCCCGGCCCTTCGACGGCTCCCGCAACGGGTTCGTCCTCGCTGAGGGGGCGGCGATGTTCGTGCTCGAGGAGTACGCGAGCGCCCGCCGCCGCGGCGCGCACGTCTACGCCGAGGTCTCCGGGTACGCCACCCGGTGCAACGCGTACCACATGACGGGGCTCAAGGCCGACGGCCGGGAGATGGCCGAGGCGATCCGGGTGGCGCTGGACGAGTCCCGGCTGGACCCCACGGCGATCGACTACGTCAACGCGCACGGCTCGGGCACCCGGCAGAACGACCGGCACGAGACGGCTGCCTACAAGCGCAGCCTCGGCCAGCACGCGTACGAGGTGCCGGTCAGCTCGATCAAGTCGATGGTCGGGCACTCGCTCGGCGCCATCGGGTCCGTCGAGATCGCCGCCTCGCTCCTGGCGATCGAGCACGGTGTCGTACCGCCCACCGCCAACCTGCGCGAGTCCGACCCGGAGTGCGACCTCGACTACGTGCCGCTGGTCGCGCGGGAGCAGGACGTCGACGCCGTGCTGACGGTCGGCAGCGGCTTCGGCGGTTTCCAGAGCGCAATGGTGCTGCGACGGCCGGAGGCGCGGTCATGA
- a CDS encoding RNA-guided endonuclease InsQ/TnpB family protein → MPRRRDPSAPRVVHRTARVGLRVTSGQRRRCFGLLRSAADVWACVLEVNAWRRRRHDGALVGYQELCRELAASGPGTFGELDSAGARSVLRRFSDAWFAAAKRRNDGDLSARSPRRRRGLMPVRWYHGTFTIDGRRVRIPTARGTAPLWVRLAREVPYPAQQVRSITLLCDGSRLFLEVTAEVPVTTYRPGEEPDPGRVAGVDLGIIHPYAVAGPDGDGLLVSGRAIRAEHRMHLADTKARRRAVAGRAPKPGQRGSRRWRQYRRRARRVEGRHRRRVRQAQHEAARTVVSWAARQRVGVLHVGDPRGVLDLPAGRRHNLRLRHWQIGRLIQVLTDKAVLAGITVRLVDERGTSSTCPACQKRVPKPRGRTLSCPHCAFSGHRDLVAAASIATRTPGGGTTTSAAPVLPQVVTHRRAGRHLPGAGRSRRDPRRPPHHRRRAGPVGPRRPAPPPGEESLAPRRGSTTPNRKPGKRQWTPH, encoded by the coding sequence GTGCCTCGTCGTCGTGATCCGTCTGCGCCTCGGGTGGTGCATCGGACTGCGCGGGTGGGGTTGCGGGTGACGTCGGGGCAGCGGCGGCGGTGTTTCGGGTTGTTGCGCTCAGCTGCGGATGTGTGGGCGTGTGTGTTGGAGGTCAACGCGTGGCGCCGCCGCCGTCATGACGGGGCTCTGGTCGGTTATCAGGAGTTGTGTCGGGAGTTGGCGGCGTCGGGGCCGGGCACGTTCGGCGAGTTGGACTCGGCGGGTGCGCGGTCGGTGTTGCGCCGGTTCTCGGATGCGTGGTTCGCGGCGGCGAAACGCCGCAACGACGGTGATCTGTCGGCGCGGTCCCCGCGTCGCCGACGTGGGTTGATGCCGGTGCGCTGGTATCACGGCACGTTCACCATCGACGGGCGTCGGGTGCGGATCCCCACCGCCAGAGGCACAGCGCCGTTGTGGGTGCGGCTGGCCCGGGAGGTGCCGTATCCGGCCCAGCAGGTCCGGTCGATCACCCTGCTGTGCGACGGTAGCCGGCTGTTCCTGGAGGTGACCGCCGAGGTCCCGGTGACGACCTACCGGCCCGGTGAGGAACCGGATCCCGGCAGGGTGGCGGGGGTGGATCTGGGGATCATTCACCCGTACGCGGTGGCCGGCCCTGACGGGGACGGGCTGCTGGTGTCCGGACGGGCGATCCGCGCCGAGCATCGCATGCACCTGGCTGACACGAAAGCCCGCCGCCGGGCCGTGGCCGGCCGGGCGCCGAAGCCGGGCCAGCGGGGGTCGCGGCGGTGGCGGCAGTACCGTCGGCGGGCGCGGCGGGTGGAGGGCCGGCATCGGCGGCGGGTCCGCCAGGCCCAGCATGAAGCCGCCCGTACAGTGGTCTCCTGGGCCGCACGACAGCGGGTGGGCGTGCTGCACGTCGGTGACCCCCGTGGCGTGCTCGACCTGCCTGCGGGGCGGCGGCACAACCTGCGGCTGCGGCATTGGCAGATCGGCCGGCTGATCCAGGTCCTGACCGATAAGGCTGTCCTGGCCGGGATCACCGTGCGACTGGTCGACGAACGCGGCACCTCCTCCACCTGCCCCGCCTGCCAGAAGAGGGTGCCCAAACCCCGAGGACGGACCCTGTCCTGCCCACACTGCGCATTCTCCGGGCACCGCGACCTTGTCGCGGCCGCCAGCATCGCCACCCGCACCCCGGGTGGCGGAACCACCACCAGCGCAGCACCTGTGCTGCCGCAGGTGGTCACGCACCGTCGAGCCGGCCGACACCTTCCCGGTGCTGGCCGGTCCCGGCGTGACCCCCGCCGCCCACCGCACCACCGGCGGCGTGCGGGTCCAGTTGGCCCGCGGAGGCCCGCCCCACCACCCGGTGAGGAGTCGCTCGCCCCACGGCGAGGATCCACAACGCCAAACCGGAAACCCGGCAAACGTCAGTGGACACCGCACTAG
- a CDS encoding sensor histidine kinase, with the protein MTVGAAVTDRRLRRARVVTLGSLATSLWTSLLLPGIGLAREPDPVRLACGAVGVVAFALAQGAVLHAAVTPWLHQRRRRRAEVAFAVVAALSVPLVGPVAAGAWPTWSWLGASLIGMTPLLLRPVAALAAAASTVAVALGVAAWTGGALGTTLLVTGLVGGGTAAVNRVQVWFWDLLVEARQGQAARARLAAAEERLRFARDVHDLLGHDLTVIALKAELAARLAPVDAGRAGREAAEVQRLAGTALHRVRAAVHGYRAVDLAEQLAAVAEVLRSCGVRCDVVPPPADLPAGAAAELAAVLREAGTNVLRHSRAGWCRIEITREGDVATMTVRNDGVGADAGPDRHSHGLRGLSERLAAVGGGLHTGRVGGVFTLRATVPVSA; encoded by the coding sequence ATGACGGTCGGCGCGGCGGTGACGGACCGGCGGCTGCGCCGGGCGCGCGTCGTGACCCTCGGGTCGCTGGCCACCAGCCTCTGGACCAGCCTGCTGCTGCCCGGGATCGGCCTGGCCCGCGAGCCCGACCCGGTCCGGCTGGCGTGCGGCGCGGTGGGCGTGGTCGCGTTCGCCCTCGCTCAGGGCGCGGTGCTGCACGCGGCGGTCACCCCCTGGCTGCACCAGCGGCGGCGCCGCCGGGCCGAGGTCGCGTTCGCCGTCGTCGCGGCGCTCAGCGTGCCGCTGGTCGGCCCGGTGGCGGCCGGCGCCTGGCCGACCTGGTCCTGGCTCGGCGCCTCGCTGATCGGCATGACGCCGCTGCTGCTGCGGCCGGTCGCCGCGCTGGCCGCCGCCGCGTCCACCGTGGCGGTCGCGCTGGGCGTGGCCGCCTGGACCGGCGGCGCGCTCGGCACCACGCTGCTCGTCACCGGCCTGGTCGGTGGCGGGACCGCCGCCGTCAACCGGGTGCAGGTCTGGTTCTGGGACCTGCTCGTCGAGGCCCGGCAGGGGCAGGCGGCCCGGGCCCGGCTCGCCGCCGCCGAGGAGCGGCTGCGCTTCGCCCGGGACGTGCACGACCTGCTCGGGCACGACCTGACGGTCATCGCCCTCAAGGCCGAACTGGCCGCCCGGCTCGCCCCGGTCGACGCCGGCCGGGCCGGCCGGGAGGCCGCCGAGGTGCAGCGGCTCGCCGGCACGGCGCTGCACCGGGTCCGCGCGGCGGTGCACGGTTACCGGGCAGTCGACCTCGCCGAGCAGCTCGCCGCGGTGGCCGAGGTGCTGCGCTCCTGCGGAGTGCGGTGCGACGTCGTGCCGCCGCCGGCTGACCTGCCGGCGGGCGCCGCCGCCGAGCTGGCCGCGGTGCTGCGCGAGGCGGGCACCAACGTGCTGCGGCACAGCCGGGCCGGTTGGTGCCGGATCGAGATCACCCGGGAGGGCGACGTGGCCACGATGACGGTGCGCAACGACGGGGTCGGCGCGGATGCCGGGCCGGACCGGCACAGCCACGGGCTGCGCGGCCTGAGCGAGCGGCTGGCGGCGGTCGGCGGCGGGCTGCATACCGGCCGGGTGGGCGGCGTCTTCACCCTCCGGGCGACCGTGCCGGTGAGCGCGTGA
- a CDS encoding response regulator transcription factor: MIRVLLADDEELIRQALAALLGLEDDLEVVAQAADGRSALDAARAHRPDVAVVDLEMPAPGGIALAAELGRALPSCAVVILTGHGRPGHLRQALTAGARGFLPKGAPGGALADVIRRVHAGSRYVDPALAADALTLPPCPLTPRELETLRLAEYGAPVAVIARRTALAAGTVRNHLSASVQKLGAADRAEAVRIAREAGWL, translated from the coding sequence GTGATCCGGGTCCTGCTCGCCGACGACGAGGAGCTGATCCGGCAGGCCCTCGCCGCCCTGCTCGGCCTGGAGGACGACCTCGAGGTGGTGGCGCAGGCCGCCGACGGGCGCAGCGCGCTCGACGCGGCGCGGGCGCACCGGCCGGACGTCGCCGTGGTCGACCTGGAGATGCCGGCGCCGGGCGGGATCGCACTCGCGGCGGAACTGGGCCGCGCCCTGCCCTCGTGCGCGGTGGTGATCCTCACCGGCCACGGCCGCCCCGGCCACCTGCGGCAGGCGCTCACCGCCGGGGCCCGCGGCTTCCTGCCCAAGGGCGCCCCGGGCGGCGCACTCGCCGACGTGATCCGCCGGGTCCACGCCGGCTCCCGGTACGTCGACCCGGCGCTGGCCGCCGACGCGCTCACCCTGCCGCCCTGCCCGCTGACCCCACGGGAGCTGGAGACGCTGCGGCTGGCCGAGTACGGCGCCCCGGTCGCGGTGATCGCCCGGCGTACCGCGCTGGCCGCCGGGACGGTCCGCAACCACCTGTCCGCGAGCGTGCAGAAGCTCGGCGCGGCGGACCGGGCCGAGGCGGTGCGGATCGCCCGCGAGGCCGGCTGGCTGTAG
- a CDS encoding flavin reductase family protein yields MRSTDSTISDNGVRPVDPAAYREAMARFPTGVAIVTTHDEDGTPYGFTASSFCSVSLDPPLVLVCLDRSANSFPVFQRSRHFAVSFLRSHHVDLAKRFASKSPDKFGAGGFVRTDDGATVLREALAAVECVIDSRHVAGDHVILVGGVQRVVLPDEGSPVVYFDRGFRALCGGDCPHPAQPGAGHPADGASRP; encoded by the coding sequence ATGCGCTCAACTGATTCCACCATCAGCGACAACGGAGTCCGCCCGGTCGATCCGGCGGCCTACCGGGAGGCGATGGCGCGCTTCCCGACCGGCGTGGCGATCGTGACCACACACGATGAGGACGGCACCCCGTACGGCTTCACCGCGAGCTCGTTCTGCTCGGTGTCCCTCGACCCGCCCCTGGTGCTGGTCTGCCTGGACCGGTCGGCCAACTCGTTCCCCGTCTTCCAGCGCAGCCGCCACTTCGCGGTGAGCTTCCTGCGTTCCCACCACGTCGACCTGGCCAAGCGGTTCGCCAGCAAGAGCCCGGACAAGTTCGGCGCCGGCGGCTTCGTCCGCACCGACGACGGGGCGACCGTGCTGCGCGAGGCGCTCGCCGCCGTCGAGTGCGTCATCGACAGCCGCCACGTGGCCGGGGACCACGTGATCCTGGTCGGCGGTGTCCAGCGGGTCGTCCTGCCCGACGAGGGGTCGCCGGTCGTCTACTTCGACCGCGGCTTCCGCGCGCTCTGCGGCGGCGACTGCCCCCACCCGGCGCAGCCCGGCGCCGGCCATCCGGCCGACGGGGCGAGCCGGCCCTGA
- a CDS encoding MBL fold metallo-hydrolase, with amino-acid sequence MSVPSVVAALATGDADGALTEVADGVFAYTQLPGGWCVSNAGVVVGSDGVLVIDTLATERRARRLRAAVDGIGGGPGRLVVNTHHHGDHNFGNHVFGPGATVVAHELARTEMADTGLALTGLWPDVDWGDVRVTLPAVTFADRLTVHVGDRRAELVHVGPAHTTNDVVVWLPDERVLFAGDVVLSGAAPFNLMGSVSGALTALERLRKLEPRTVVCGHGPVTGPQAIEDNIAYLRWVRDLAATAHAAGLTPLAAARSADLAPFAHLLDGERIVGNLHRAYAEIAGGPPGRPLDVVAIFGEMVAYNDGRLPTCRA; translated from the coding sequence GTGAGCGTCCCCTCGGTGGTCGCCGCCCTGGCGACAGGTGACGCGGACGGCGCGCTTACCGAGGTGGCCGACGGCGTCTTCGCGTACACCCAGCTGCCCGGCGGCTGGTGCGTCAGCAACGCCGGCGTCGTGGTCGGGTCCGACGGCGTCCTGGTGATCGACACCCTGGCCACCGAGCGACGCGCCCGGCGCCTCCGGGCGGCCGTCGACGGGATCGGTGGGGGACCCGGACGCCTGGTGGTCAACACCCACCATCACGGCGACCACAACTTCGGCAACCACGTCTTCGGCCCGGGTGCCACCGTCGTCGCGCACGAACTGGCCCGTACCGAGATGGCCGACACCGGGCTCGCCCTGACCGGCCTCTGGCCCGACGTCGACTGGGGCGACGTGCGGGTCACCCTGCCCGCGGTGACGTTCGCCGACCGGCTCACCGTGCACGTCGGTGACCGGCGCGCCGAGCTGGTCCACGTCGGGCCGGCGCACACCACCAACGACGTGGTGGTGTGGCTGCCCGACGAGCGCGTCCTGTTCGCCGGGGATGTGGTCCTCTCCGGGGCCGCCCCGTTCAACCTCATGGGCTCGGTCTCCGGGGCGCTCACCGCACTCGAACGGCTCCGGAAGCTGGAGCCGCGCACCGTGGTCTGCGGACACGGGCCCGTGACGGGGCCGCAGGCCATCGAGGACAACATCGCCTACCTGCGCTGGGTTCGGGACCTGGCCGCAACGGCGCACGCGGCGGGCCTCACCCCGTTGGCGGCCGCGCGGTCGGCGGACCTCGCGCCGTTCGCGCACCTGCTCGACGGCGAGCGCATCGTGGGCAACCTGCACCGCGCGTACGCCGAGATCGCCGGTGGCCCGCCGGGCCGGCCGCTGGACGTCGTCGCGATCTTCGGCGAGATGGTCGCCTACAACGACGGCCGGTTGCCGACCTGCCGGGCCTGA
- a CDS encoding 2'-5' RNA ligase family protein — protein MRTVELLCSPPLEQAVRAAWDRLAAAGLPSLARNHHPTNRPHLTIASVDAFPPGAAERLADLFDAALPLPVRLDRIEVLDGSAPLVWLLRPSPELTALHAAVWDVLAGADGQHPWHAPGRWIPHLSLALRFRDHDRRLARALAGVDRPAGEFVAARSYDGDTRAVSPLGKGSPAS, from the coding sequence GTGCGTACCGTCGAACTGCTCTGCTCCCCGCCCCTGGAGCAGGCGGTGCGCGCCGCCTGGGACCGGCTGGCCGCCGCCGGACTGCCCAGCCTGGCCCGCAACCACCACCCCACCAACCGGCCGCACCTGACCATCGCCTCGGTGGATGCGTTCCCGCCCGGCGCCGCCGAACGCCTCGCCGACCTCTTCGACGCCGCGCTGCCCCTGCCGGTCCGCCTCGACCGGATCGAGGTGCTCGACGGCAGCGCCCCGCTGGTCTGGCTGCTGCGCCCCAGCCCCGAGCTGACCGCCCTGCACGCCGCGGTCTGGGACGTGCTCGCCGGCGCCGACGGGCAGCACCCGTGGCACGCCCCGGGGCGGTGGATCCCGCACCTGAGTCTCGCGCTGCGCTTTCGTGACCACGACCGGCGGCTGGCCCGGGCCCTGGCCGGCGTCGACCGGCCGGCGGGGGAGTTCGTGGCCGCCCGCAGCTACGACGGCGACACCCGGGCGGTCAGCCCGCTGGGAAAGGGCTCTCCGGCAAGCTGA
- a CDS encoding aromatase/cyclase has product MSPSRPHQTVHTRVVAAPPEVVYELVADVRRWPVIFEPTVHVRHLERTSGAERFELWAQVNGQVNTWASRRDLDPAGLRVAFRQERSHAPLTSMGGDWTFRPVGGGRTEVVLTHRFTVDGGEEQLAWMNQALDTNSARELAALARVAELGHPVDDLVFSFTDRVVLPGVSAADVYAFVRRSDLWPQRLPHVGRVSLSEPQPDVQDMEMDTVTAEGRSHTTRSIRLCLPGQIVYKQVVPPGMLLGHAGSWEFADGPGGAEVHARHSVAVDPEAVDAVLGAGSTPADARRHLRDVLGRNSRATLEHAGRYAREQPAPHTGAGVSR; this is encoded by the coding sequence ATGAGCCCGTCCCGGCCGCACCAGACCGTCCACACCCGCGTCGTGGCCGCGCCCCCGGAGGTGGTCTACGAGCTGGTCGCCGACGTACGCCGGTGGCCCGTGATCTTCGAGCCGACCGTGCACGTACGGCACCTGGAGCGCACCTCGGGTGCCGAACGGTTCGAGCTCTGGGCGCAGGTCAACGGTCAGGTGAACACCTGGGCGTCCCGGCGCGACCTCGATCCGGCCGGCCTGCGGGTCGCCTTCCGGCAGGAGCGCAGCCACGCCCCGTTGACCTCGATGGGCGGCGACTGGACGTTCCGACCGGTGGGCGGCGGGCGGACCGAGGTGGTGCTGACCCACCGGTTCACCGTCGACGGCGGCGAGGAGCAGCTGGCGTGGATGAACCAGGCGCTGGACACCAACAGCGCCCGGGAACTCGCCGCGCTGGCCCGCGTCGCCGAACTCGGGCACCCGGTGGACGACCTGGTCTTCTCCTTCACCGACCGGGTGGTGCTGCCCGGAGTCAGCGCGGCCGACGTGTACGCCTTCGTGCGGCGCAGCGACCTGTGGCCGCAGCGGCTGCCGCACGTCGGCCGGGTGTCGCTGAGCGAACCGCAGCCGGACGTGCAGGACATGGAGATGGACACGGTGACCGCCGAGGGGCGGTCGCACACCACCCGCTCGATCCGGCTCTGCCTGCCCGGGCAGATCGTCTACAAGCAGGTGGTCCCGCCGGGAATGCTCCTCGGGCACGCCGGCTCGTGGGAGTTCGCCGACGGTCCGGGCGGCGCGGAGGTCCACGCCCGACACAGCGTGGCGGTCGACCCGGAGGCGGTCGACGCCGTCCTCGGCGCCGGCAGCACCCCGGCGGACGCCCGCCGCCACCTGCGGGACGTGCTCGGCCGCAACAGCCGGGCCACGCTCGAGCACGCCGGCCGGTACGCGCGGGAGCAGCCGGCCCCGCACACCGGGGCGGGTGTGTCCCGGTGA
- a CDS encoding nucleoside deaminase — MSVLTETDERHLRRAIALAGTSRAAGDGPFGSLLVAADGRVLAEEVNTERTDNDITAHPELKLARWAARRLAADEAGRATMYTSCQPCGMCATAIERSGLGRVVYALSAEQLAGLRPADAPPPVAYAGPALFDEARAAVEPA; from the coding sequence ATGAGCGTGCTGACCGAGACCGACGAACGACACCTGCGCCGGGCCATCGCGCTGGCCGGCACGTCCCGGGCGGCCGGGGACGGCCCGTTCGGGTCGCTGCTGGTCGCCGCCGACGGGCGGGTGCTGGCCGAGGAGGTCAACACCGAGCGGACCGACAACGACATCACCGCGCACCCGGAGTTGAAGCTGGCCCGCTGGGCGGCCCGGCGGCTGGCCGCCGACGAGGCGGGCCGCGCCACCATGTACACCAGCTGCCAGCCGTGCGGGATGTGCGCCACCGCCATCGAACGCTCCGGGCTGGGCCGGGTGGTCTACGCGCTCAGCGCCGAGCAGCTGGCCGGGCTGCGACCGGCGGACGCGCCGCCGCCGGTGGCGTACGCCGGACCGGCGCTGTTCGACGAGGCGCGGGCGGCGGTGGAGCCGGCCTAG